CCGGAGCTTCTCCGGCTGCAACACGCGCAGGTCGCATTGCAAGGCGGATTCCTTCACGGCGCTCACGCGCACGCGCTGGCCACGGCCTGCAGGCCGGTCGGGTGCCGTGATCACCGCAGCTATATCAATGCCCGCATCGATCAATGCGCGCAGGCTGGCCACCGCGAATTCCGGTGTGCCCATGAAGATCACGCGGCCCTTGCTCACTTCTGCTTCCGGATCAGCGGGGACGAAGGTGCGATGCGGAACCGGTATGGCAGCAGTGCATCGGCGCCAGCATAATCAACGCCGATGCGCTGTCCGGCAATGATCGATCCGCGCACAGGGCGATAGCCGCGATCCTCGATCCTGATCGGACCATCAAGCAGGTCCAGTCCGGAGTGCGCCGTCCGTATGCCGAGCGCGGTGCTCACCAAGGCCGGGCCTCCAGTGCGCAGCGGCTTTCCTTCGCGCCGGGCGCGCATGGCCTCGATCCCCTCCAATGGTTCCATGGCGCGCACCAGAACCGCGTGCGGGGTGCCCGCTTCATGCGTGACCACATTGAAGAGGTGGTGCATGCCGTAGCAGAGGTACACGTATGCCGTGCCGCCATCAGCGTACATCACTTCGGTGCGCGCCGTCCGCCTGCCGCCGAATGCGTGGGAAGCGCGGTCGCCGATTCCTGCATAGGCTTCCGTCTCAGTGATGATGCCGCTGGTGCGGAACCCATCAATCTCGCTCACCAGCACCTTGCCCAGCAGTTCACGAGCTATTCGCACGACATCCTGTCTCGTATAGAATTCCCGGTTCAGCACTGCGCTCATGCCTCCATGGGGCCATCGCCATACTCATCGCGCAGCGCCCGATCGGCAACGGATATCCGCGCATACGCCGTCAATGGCTCAGAGGCCATTGCCCGCGCATCAGCGCCTGCTCCGGCCTTCCTCGTGGCGCGCGTGCATGCATCGCAGCGCCCGCAGGGAGCCTCCAAGCGCTCACCGAAATAGTCGAGCACCGTTATCATCCGGCAGGCCTCTGCGCCTTCAGCGTATGCAAGCATGGCTCGCAGCCGCTCCTTGGCCCGACGTTCACGTTCGCTGAGCGCCTCCGGTTCCAGGCAGAGCTTTGCAGCATCCGCGCGGGGCATGAGCAAGGTGGCCATCGGCGCATCGGTGCGTTGCCGGTAGGATAGGATGCCCATGCGATCGAGTTCCTTGAGGTGCCCGATGATCTCCGCCGACGGCTTGTCCAGGAGCCTCGCGAGCCTCGCCTCGTCAATCAGCGTGGGTTCCTCGAACAAGCCGCCATGGAGGCGGAGCAATGCCTCCAAGAGGGCGCCGAGCCTCAGGTCGTTCACGCGCATGCGGTGGACGCTGGCATGATCCGCCACGACCAGCACGCGGGAAGGGCTGTGGACGCCATCGCTCAACGCGATGCGGCCATCGAGCTCCAAGGCCTTCAGTGAATTGGCTACCACGGGCGCCCGCAAGCCGGTGCGCTTCGCGAGCGCGGCGAGGTCCACTGGGTAGGCTTCATGCAGCCCTGATCCCAAGGCGATGCCGTGGGTATCCGCGAAAGCTTGATAGACGAGGCGCACGGTTTCGATCGGAGGGTAGCTATCCCGGAGACGTTCCTGTGCGCGCTCGGCATCGCCAGGCCCAATGAGCAGGAACGCCCATGATCCCTGGCCATCGCGCCCTGCGCGGCCCGCTTCCTGGTAGTAGCTCTCCAGGTCGGGCGGCGGCTCCAGATGGATCACGCTGCGCACGTCTGACTTGTCGATGCCCATGCCGAATGCGTTGGTCGCGGCTACGCAGCGGATAGCACCTGTGGTCCATTCACGCTGCACGCGATCCCGATCAACGGTGCCAAGTCCGGCATGATAGGCTGCGGCTGAGATGCCGTGCTGCGCGAGCAATTGCGCGATGCGCACTGTGGCCCTTCGTTCACGTGCGTACACGATAGCGCTGCCGGGGATCTCGCGCAATATCCGCAGTAAACGGCCGGTGCGATCCTCGCCGCGGCTCACCCACAAGGCGAGTTCCGGCCGTGCAAAGGACCCGCGGAGGAGCTTGCCTTCGCTGAAGGCGAGCTGGTCCATGATGTCCGCTGCAACCGCTGGCGTGGCAGAGGCCGTGAGCGCGAGCACAGGGATCCGTGGCAGCAATTCCCTCACCTCAGCGATCCGCCGGTAGGCTGGCCTGAAATCGTGGCCCCATTGAGAGATGCAGTGCGCTTCGTCCACGGCCAGCAAGCCCACCGGCATGCGCGGCAATCGCGCGCGCACCATGTCCGTGCCCAGTCTTTCAGGAGAGACATACAGGAAGGCCAGCTTGCCGTGCACAGCGGCTTCAAGGGTGTTCTCGATCTCGGCTGCGCGCATGCCTGCAATGAGCGCGCGTGCCGCGATTCCGCGCTTGCGCAAGCCATCCACCTGGTCCTTCATGAGTGCGATCAGCGGAGAGACCACGATGCAGAGCTTGCCCATGCACAGGGCAGGCACTTGGTAACAAAGGCTCTTGCCGCCACCGGTTGGCAGCAGCGCCAGGGTATCGCCGCCCTCCAGCACGCGAGCGATCACCGCCTCCTGTCCGGGCCTGAAGGCCGGATAGCCCCAATGCTCCGATAGCACATCAGCGGGCGTTCGCATCACGGTTGGGCTTGACATCCCTTAACGGCGGCTTCGTTCGGCGGGGCTACATTGGCGCCGTTCACCTGCGCGGGCCTTCTACATTTGGCCCGAGCCCCTGAATCGCAACGCGCATGATCACCACCGGCCAAAAGATAGCCATCGAGCGCATCGCCGCCTCGAAGCTGCCCGCAACCGACCTCGAGAACATCAAGTTCGGAAGGGTCTTCAGCGACCACATGTTCGTGATGGACTATGCCGATGGCGCGTGGCGCGACATGCGGATCGTGCCCTTCGCGGACATGCGAATGAGCCCGGCTTCCTTGGTGCTGCATTACAGCCAGACCATTTTCGAGGGATTGAAGGCCTATCGCAACGTGGACGGCGGCATAAACCTCATCCGTCCCCAGGACAACATCGCGCGCATGAATCGCAGCGCGCACCGCATGTGCATGCCGCATATCCCGGAGGAGGCTTTCCTGGAGGCGATGGTGGAGCTGGTGCGCGCTGATAGCGGCTGGGTACTGAAGGATGAGGACGCCTCGCTCTACATCCGCCCGTTCCTTTTCGCAAGCGACGCCTACATCGGGGTGCGACCAAGCGATACCTACCGGCTGATCATCTTCACCTGCCCGGTGCGCGGCTATTACAATGAGCCGGTCCGTGTGAAAGTAGAGACGAAGTTCAGCCGTGCATTCCCCGGCGGCACCGGTGAAGCGAAGTGCGGCGGCAACTACGGTGGCGGCCTCTATCCCGCCAAGCTGGGCCAGGAGGAGGGCTTCCATCAACTGCTTTGGACCGATGGCCTCACGCATGAGTACATCGAGGAGAGCGGCACCATGAACGTGTTCTTCAATATCGATGGGACGCTGATCACCCCTGCGCTCGATGGCACCATCCTCCGCGGCATCACGCGCGACAGCATCATCCGCATCGCCAAGGATGAGGGCGTCAAGGTGGAAGAGCGCCGCGTGTCCGTCGAAGAAGTGGAGGTCGCTGCGCGCAATGGCCGATTGCGTTCCGCCTTCGGCGCTGGCACAGCCGCCACCATCGCGCACATCCAGACCATCGCTTTCGACGATGCCACCTACGACCTCCCGGGCGTAGAGACGCGGGAGCTGGCCAACCGCATCGGCAAGAAGCTCGATGATATCCGTCGTGGCCGTGTGGCCGATCCCTACGGGTGGGTGGTGCCGGTCTGAGGGGTCCTCTGTTCTTTCGCGCGAAGGCCGCCACTGGGCGGCCTTCGTCATTTGGCACGAAGCCCAGCGAGGCTGTCAGGGATCACCGCCAATCCGGGCAGCATGAAGAGGAGGGTGTACGGCGGCCAACCGAAGAACATGCAGCCGATGCAGATGCCGCTTACCAGCAGCACGCCGAAGGCAAGGCCCGTGGCATGCAAGCCCCGGAACAAGGTGCGGTCAGTGCGCGTGGCCGGGCGCTCATCCGCCAAAGGACGGCGTGCATGGGTGTTATGGGCCGGGGGCCTGGCATGGGCGGGAGCCCCTGCGCTGCGATAGAATCGCAGCTGCGCATCGTACTCCTCGCGGGCCGCATCATCGCTGAGGATGAGGTAGGCCTGATGAAGTGCATGGAACACTTCTGGCGCGCTCGCTGAGTCGTTCAGGTCAGGGTGCCATTGCTTCACGCGATCGCGGTATGCCCGCTTGATCTCGACGGCCGTGGCATCGCGCTGCACCCCCAGCACTTTGTAATGATCGTATCGTAGGGCTTGCTGCATGCCGATGCCTGATCCAAAGCTCCCTGCGTGACCTGCGGGTTATGCGATCTTCAGCGCCAAGGTATCTTACCACGGCAACGCACGGGCATGAGGATCCTTGCATATGGCTTTTTAGCGGTCTTCATCGCGATCGGCTCGATGCTCCGGGCGCAACCCGTCCTGCTCAGCGGCGTGGTTCTGGATTCCGAAACGAACCTGACCTTGTCCGGTGCGCACGTCAGCATCCCTGGCACGGTCGAAGGCGCGGTGTCCGATGCTGAGGGCCGCTTCAGCCTGAACGTGCGGCGTGGTGTTGATGTCCTGTTGCGCGTCAGTTACACGGGCTACACGGAATTGCAGCGGAAGGTGCCGGCCAAGGAGGTGGCCGGAGGCGAGGTCCTCCTGTTGCGCCTAGCGCGCGGCGCCATCCTGCTCGATCCGACTGAAGTGCGCGCGCGGATCGCTCCAGAGGTCGTGTTCCAACGGACTGACCTCCATGTGGGCGGCTTCCTTGCGAATCCCGATGGCCTCTGGGTGCTAGCCTACAGCAAGCCTCAGCTTTGGCATGCCCAGGCCGATGCCGGACAGCGCGTGATGCAGGCGGCCCGGCTGGTGCTGCTCGATACGCTGATGCGCGAACTGGCCAGCATCGCACTGCCCGATGACGCGCGCGCCATGCACCGCGATCACGCTGGCAGGCCCGTGGTGGAAGGCGCACGCGGGGGGTGGATTGCCCGGCGCGAGGGTGATTCGCTCGCCTTGGGCAGGATAGACGGCGAGACCTTGCGCGCGGCCGTGCTGCCCTGGACCGACAGCCTCGGCGGCAAGCTGCTCGGCAACAACCGCAACGAAGGATACCCGGCCTTCGAGCATTTCGCGCGAGACCTGAAGTTGAACAAGGATCAGCTGCTCTGCACCGTGCAGGACGATTTCATGATCGAACTCTTCCGGAGCCAGTACAAGTACATGAGCGGGCCGGACAAGGTGATCGCCATGGACCTTGAGATCGAGACCGGCATCGACCGCGAGATCATCGCGGGCTTCATGACAGGCTTCCACAAGGACCTGTACTTCAAGGTGCCATATGCGCCGCTCTTCGTGGTGCGCGATACGCTATGCGTGTTCGACCACGCCATCGATCGCATCCGCCGGTTCCTGCCCGACGGCACAGCCGTAGCTGAGGTCAAGATGCGGCATGCTTCGGAGCGGCATTGGGCCAAGGCATTGATCCAGGATGGGCACAGCGGACATGTGTACGCGCTCTTCCGCCAAGGCCCGCGAACATGGCTGCGATCGGTTGAAGCGCGCGATGGATCGCTGGGCGGGCCCGAGATGCTCACGCACCCGTTCCCGGAAGATGTGCAGGTGCATGAAGGCCACGCGTACTACGTGCATCGGCCGCACGGATCAACGCAGAAGCGGACGCTGTATCGGGAGCGATTGAGGTAGCGCGTTTCAGACCGCAGAGACCAACGGCTCGCAATTCACCGGGAAATTCACGCTGCGCGCAATGAAGCAGTACTTGTGCGCCTCGCCATGGAAGTAGCGGGCCTTCTCCATCATGCCCTCGCTCTCCACCACAACCCGGGGCCGAAGCGTCACTTCGCTGAAATGCCCGCCGCCATCCTTGGTGAGCACGAGGGTGCCTTCGGCGCGATCATGGTAGCTGAGCACGTTGATGCGGGCACGCGCGCACAGGGCGAGGTAGGTGAGCAGGTGGCAGCTGCTGAGCGCGGCGAGCAATAGGTCTTCCGGATTGTGCAAGGCGCCATCGCCGCGGAATGCAGGGTCGGCGGTGACGCGCAGCTCGCTCTTGCCATTGATGCGGATGATATGCTCACGCGTGTAGTCCTCATAGGCGCGCGTATGGTCTCCGCGCCACAACAGGTCCAGTGCGTATGAATGCATGTCGGGCATGGGGTGAAAGTAAACGCCCGATCCATCGCTGGACCGGGCGTTGCCTTGAGTTATTCGCGACTTAATGCTTCGCTGCGCCGTTGAAGGTGGGCGTGACCCCCACGCTCGCGAAGAAGAAGGCGTACTTATCCGCCTGTTCTTCGATGATCTTGCTGGTGGGCTTGCCAGCACCATGACCGGCCTGCGTCTCCACGCGGATGAGCACCGGCGCATCACCTTGCTGCGCGGGCTGCAGCGCGCTGATGAACTTGAAGCTGTGGGCGGGCACCACGCGGTCGTCATGGTCCGCTGTCATGACCATGGTGGCCGGATACTTCGCGGGCTTGCAGTTATGCAGGGGCGAGTACTTGATCAGGTAGTCGAACTCCTCCTTGCTGTTCTCAGCGTTGCCGTATTCCGGCACCCAGCCGAAGCCGGCGGTGAACTTCTGGTAGCGCAGCATGTCGAGCACGCCCACCTCGGGGAAGCACACGCCGAATAGGTCGGGGCGCTGCGTCATCACCGCGCCCACGAGCAGGCCGCCATTGCTCCCGCCATTGATGCCGAGGCGCGCGCTGTCTGTCCATTTCTCCTTGATCAGGTATTCGGCGGCGGCGATGAAATCATCGAACACGTTCTGCTTCTTTTCTTTCATGCCGGCCTTGTGCCATTCCTCGCCGTACTCGCCGCCGCCGCGCAGGTTGGCCAGAGCGAACACGCCGCCTTGCTCCAGGAGCAGCATGCGGCTGGTGCTGAAGCTGGGAGAAAGGCTGATGTTGAATCCGCCGTAGGCGTAGAGCAGCGTGGGGTTCTTGCCGTTCTTCTCAACGCCCTTCTTGCGCACGATGAACATCGGGACCTTCGTGCCATCCTTGCTGGGATAGAAGATCTGATCGGTGACGAACTGTGAAGGGTCGAACTTCAGCTCGGGGCGGAACCACACTTCGCTCTGGCCGGTGGCGTAGTCGTATTTGTAGATGCTGCCCGGATCGGTGAAGCTGGTGAAGCTGTAGAAGCTGTAGGTGTCATTTCGCTTGCCGCCGAAGCCGCCCGCGCTGCCGATGTCGGGCAATGCGATCTCTTGCCTGCTGCTGCCATCGAGCTTCATTCGGTAGAAGCGGCTGGTGGCGTCCTTCAGGTATTCCGCGAAGAGGTTGCCGCCGCCTGTGCTTACGCTTTGCAGCAGCTCCTTCGCTTCGGGGATGATCGTCTTCCAGTTCTCCTTGGCGGGATTCTTCGGGTCCACCTCCACCAAACGGTAGTTGGGC
The DNA window shown above is from Flavobacteriales bacterium and carries:
- a CDS encoding RecQ family ATP-dependent DNA helicase → MRTPADVLSEHWGYPAFRPGQEAVIARVLEGGDTLALLPTGGGKSLCYQVPALCMGKLCIVVSPLIALMKDQVDGLRKRGIAARALIAGMRAAEIENTLEAAVHGKLAFLYVSPERLGTDMVRARLPRMPVGLLAVDEAHCISQWGHDFRPAYRRIAEVRELLPRIPVLALTASATPAVAADIMDQLAFSEGKLLRGSFARPELALWVSRGEDRTGRLLRILREIPGSAIVYARERRATVRIAQLLAQHGISAAAYHAGLGTVDRDRVQREWTTGAIRCVAATNAFGMGIDKSDVRSVIHLEPPPDLESYYQEAGRAGRDGQGSWAFLLIGPGDAERAQERLRDSYPPIETVRLVYQAFADTHGIALGSGLHEAYPVDLAALAKRTGLRAPVVANSLKALELDGRIALSDGVHSPSRVLVVADHASVHRMRVNDLRLGALLEALLRLHGGLFEEPTLIDEARLARLLDKPSAEIIGHLKELDRMGILSYRQRTDAPMATLLMPRADAAKLCLEPEALSERERRAKERLRAMLAYAEGAEACRMITVLDYFGERLEAPCGRCDACTRATRKAGAGADARAMASEPLTAYARISVADRALRDEYGDGPMEA
- a CDS encoding OsmC family protein encodes the protein MPDMHSYALDLLWRGDHTRAYEDYTREHIIRINGKSELRVTADPAFRGDGALHNPEDLLLAALSSCHLLTYLALCARARINVLSYHDRAEGTLVLTKDGGGHFSEVTLRPRVVVESEGMMEKARYFHGEAHKYCFIARSVNFPVNCEPLVSAV
- a CDS encoding carboxypeptidase-like regulatory domain-containing protein; the encoded protein is MRILAYGFLAVFIAIGSMLRAQPVLLSGVVLDSETNLTLSGAHVSIPGTVEGAVSDAEGRFSLNVRRGVDVLLRVSYTGYTELQRKVPAKEVAGGEVLLLRLARGAILLDPTEVRARIAPEVVFQRTDLHVGGFLANPDGLWVLAYSKPQLWHAQADAGQRVMQAARLVLLDTLMRELASIALPDDARAMHRDHAGRPVVEGARGGWIARREGDSLALGRIDGETLRAAVLPWTDSLGGKLLGNNRNEGYPAFEHFARDLKLNKDQLLCTVQDDFMIELFRSQYKYMSGPDKVIAMDLEIETGIDREIIAGFMTGFHKDLYFKVPYAPLFVVRDTLCVFDHAIDRIRRFLPDGTAVAEVKMRHASERHWAKALIQDGHSGHVYALFRQGPRTWLRSVEARDGSLGGPEMLTHPFPEDVQVHEGHAYYVHRPHGSTQKRTLYRERLR
- a CDS encoding branched-chain amino acid aminotransferase, with amino-acid sequence MITTGQKIAIERIAASKLPATDLENIKFGRVFSDHMFVMDYADGAWRDMRIVPFADMRMSPASLVLHYSQTIFEGLKAYRNVDGGINLIRPQDNIARMNRSAHRMCMPHIPEEAFLEAMVELVRADSGWVLKDEDASLYIRPFLFASDAYIGVRPSDTYRLIIFTCPVRGYYNEPVRVKVETKFSRAFPGGTGEAKCGGNYGGGLYPAKLGQEEGFHQLLWTDGLTHEYIEESGTMNVFFNIDGTLITPALDGTILRGITRDSIIRIAKDEGVKVEERRVSVEEVEVAARNGRLRSAFGAGTAATIAHIQTIAFDDATYDLPGVETRELANRIGKKLDDIRRGRVADPYGWVVPV
- a CDS encoding J domain-containing protein gives rise to the protein MQQALRYDHYKVLGVQRDATAVEIKRAYRDRVKQWHPDLNDSASAPEVFHALHQAYLILSDDAAREEYDAQLRFYRSAGAPAHARPPAHNTHARRPLADERPATRTDRTLFRGLHATGLAFGVLLVSGICIGCMFFGWPPYTLLFMLPGLAVIPDSLAGLRAK
- a CDS encoding DNA-3-methyladenine glycosylase gives rise to the protein MSAVLNREFYTRQDVVRIARELLGKVLVSEIDGFRTSGIITETEAYAGIGDRASHAFGGRRTARTEVMYADGGTAYVYLCYGMHHLFNVVTHEAGTPHAVLVRAMEPLEGIEAMRARREGKPLRTGGPALVSTALGIRTAHSGLDLLDGPIRIEDRGYRPVRGSIIAGQRIGVDYAGADALLPYRFRIAPSSPLIRKQK
- a CDS encoding S9 family peptidase, with the protein product MLKPAILAFPLALLCACGGDQPIVEKITYPETRKDPAAGDTLHGSFVADPYRWLENDTSAETADWVKRQNAVTNAYLEKIPYRGALAKRYEELYNFPKVYGPMRVGELYFIWKNSGLQNQSVILVRKGLDGEDQVFIDPNQLDPAGTTTYNPIGTSKDDRYMAVSVQKAGSDWQEIMVYDLTTLQPTTDLIKWSKFSGASWYKDGFFYSRYPTPAKGTELSAASKFQKVYYHKLGDAQEKDQLVWENKDNGDLYVGVGVTEEEEFATLYISTGTNGYEMHFHDLRSGGLPSPATKWIPLQTGFDHKTSIIDFVPAAGNFLVMTEVDAPNYRLVEVDPKNPAKENWKTIIPEAKELLQSVSTGGGNLFAEYLKDATSRFYRMKLDGSSRQEIALPDIGSAGGFGGKRNDTYSFYSFTSFTDPGSIYKYDYATGQSEVWFRPELKFDPSQFVTDQIFYPSKDGTKVPMFIVRKKGVEKNGKNPTLLYAYGGFNISLSPSFSTSRMLLLEQGGVFALANLRGGGEYGEEWHKAGMKEKKQNVFDDFIAAAEYLIKEKWTDSARLGINGGSNGGLLVGAVMTQRPDLFGVCFPEVGVLDMLRYQKFTAGFGWVPEYGNAENSKEEFDYLIKYSPLHNCKPAKYPATMVMTADHDDRVVPAHSFKFISALQPAQQGDAPVLIRVETQAGHGAGKPTSKIIEEQADKYAFFFASVGVTPTFNGAAKH